A single region of the Lycium barbarum isolate Lr01 chromosome 2, ASM1917538v2, whole genome shotgun sequence genome encodes:
- the LOC132626848 gene encoding cysteine-tryptophan domain-containing zinc finger protein 7-like isoform X1, producing MSWGNRRAQMMEEHELEEGEAPCYYKDDDDDTNIDPDIDSYIDEKLQSVLGHFRKDFEGGVFAENLGAKFGGYGSFLPTYQRSPTILSQPRTPLISQNQGASRSPNHLASEGPPQNSMAVSDPPPTRRNGTAGSARQDSCFSAQESNKFPAKHDVSMIKSLNPTDQRTLKLRIRVGSDKTAQKTTALHTSLGLISPSSSMENSPTESGEMLSKFQEIHSDSPSNILQTMTSFPVAGSMLLSPLHEKLLTLSRNEKCFVDNEHVAAAKDTNPQSLMSANGSTSRLEYGDVLIRKKTKSVGKSEYAEELNSEVRNDTISLFQKNLGTESLENRHCFSNDLNQRVLPDLVCDTHESVKVAGGAPEAVEDSEKDVPMKKREIKRLKDQLFGSDLDKDDSLESSSDLSGDKYDHQEVRSRSVELQFKSIQKNASFDSKEGGRSKCSRSVPSFRADSDVSESERDSSGAVSLRKKVVMKAASHKPDQPRIPHTEKQSSEGKKKLIEHQPGLKPAADVAEVRGVSVTLKNKKSSKKDVRVAHVYDAQLEKPTNQLDSLSRPPGDKLKKSKLEACKGQQSSSAKSRQVPSKKVDSHVACVAPMKDPSAVDIKDAKELASEAEPPVAPVVIEEDWVACDKCETWRLLPYGTKPEHLPERWMCSMLYWLPGMNRCDISEGETTRALHALYQMPLPDNLSSLQNHAGRSAAGVVPADMLGSNSQNAGFDYMANGGKKKHKLRETPNTSSNHGPLLTTNSNLQHELVKRRNLKNVNQPVAESNSISKSNAQIPLKSSDVLGKHLNKPKERMANGDEKPKKKAKRESDQYDHRDLKKLKIKSDQAFVATREVVTGIQDYNESGNLKETKPGVTERLQILEKKHGNRAQDSRNSGSIDVKTNIGREISVKKRKLRDQDYLMNSQSNDNHLRDSDGNAIVREVSGESGSRKQKKPKAFHSEKKESSTSRGEEKSRTRGTATRIVLPGTRDFPIDRSVEREHQTKKYRVKVQSRLTMEDIDSLKKDLGSEQLSTAATSSSSKVSDSRKRRANHQAKGSPVGSVSSSPMRMFITSKASPARMESSGKDDAKLEDIGNSHMGNSTVDVLEECSPYMTEKHAAYCSDGKGRVSKKHVSMPNEHKSAKDSTLQFKENAGFNTQRVEEKISDQMGTKEVLNSKIDHNYLDSSTKSFKTNQKVSKKDPTHCSDTRREHRLKHDGVGSTTKLNSVCDMEGKVLTKQKPPQEIDARIVTNGRSTQTESRDRRSQVGAHAEDKLGTSVIKSKPASGSQKGSLKDVGTANTSVSARVSTMLKDPGIGVCQNVSHNSMGHLEPDHCVVQEPSAPTPSKRETSSQTASTVLREAEDLRDVADRLKNSGFHAEYNEAYFQAALKFLQGASLLESSNGGSSKSGEMNQIQIYSITAKLCETCALEYEKRGEAATAALAYKCMEVAYMRVVYCKNMSSSRIWHDLQASLQVPHQGESPSSSASDVDNTNNQTVAEKTALSRGCGSHAGNHVIAPRNRPSFVRLLDFTKDVNSAMEASRKAQNAFAAATNLEEAENKDAIISVKRVIDFSFQDVEELIRLVKQAIEAINNNGFGGSRG from the exons ATGAGTTGGGGAAATAGGCGGGCTCAGATGATGGAAGAACATGAGCTTGAAGAAGGGGAAGCACCTTGTTATTacaaggatgatgatgatgatactaaCATTGACCCTGATATTGACTCTTACATT GATGAGAAGCTTCAAAGTGTTTTGGGTCATTTTCGGAAAGATTTTGAAGGTGGTGTTTTTGCTGAGAATTTGG GGGCAAAATTTGGTGGATATGGTTCGTTTTTACCTACTTATCAGCGCTCCCCTACAATTCTATCTCAGCCAAGAACTCCACTGATATCTCAAAATCAAGGCGCATCAAGATCGCCCAACCATTTGGCCTCCGAG GGGCCTCCTCAGAACTCTATGGCTGTGTCTGATCCTCCTCCAACTCGGAGGAATGGTACAGCTGGTTCTGCTAGACAAGATTCATGCTTTTCGGCCCAAGAATCTAATAAGTTCCCTGCAAAACATGATGTTTCTATGATTAAGTCACTTAATCCAACTGATCAGAGAACACTCAAACTCCGGATTAGAGTTGGTTCTGATAAGACAGCTCAGAAGACTACTGCTTTACACACTAGTCTTGGGCTTATTTCTCCCTCTTCATCGATGGAAAATAGTCCCACTGAGAGCGGTGAGATGTTGTCCAAGTTTCAAGAAATTCACAGTGATTCTCCATCCAACATCCTTCAG ACAATGACTTCTTTCCCAGTTGCTGGAAGCATGCTGCTTTCACCTCTTCATGAGAAGTTATTGACTTTGTCAAGAAATGAAAAATGTTTCGTAGACAATGAGCATGTGGCTGCTGCAAAGGATACTAACCCTCAATCTCTCATGTCTGCCAATGGTTCAACTTCCAGGCTGGAATATGGGGATGTCTTGATCAGGAAGAAAACTAAATCAGTTGGTAAAAGTGAATATGCCGAGGAACTGAATTCAGAGGTCAGAAATGACACGATCTCCTTGTTTCAGAAAAACTTGGGAACTGAGAGCTTGGAAAACAGGCACTGCTTCTCAAATGACCTTAATCAGAGAGTTCTGCCTGATTTAGTATGTGATACTCATGAATCAGTGAAAGTTGCTGGTGGGGCACCTGAAGCTGTAGAAGACTCAGAGAAGGATGTTCCTATGAAGAAAAGGGAGATCAAACGACTTAAAGATCAATTGTTTGGTAGTGATTTGGATAAGGATGACTCGTTGGAATCTTCATCTGACCTAAGCGGTGACAAATATGATCACCAGGAAGTAAGAAGTAGATCAGTGGAACTCCAGTTTAAAAGCATTCAGAAAAATGCTTCTTTTGATAGCAAGGAAGGTGGCAGGAGCAAATGCAGCAGATCAGTTCCTTCATTTAGAGCTGATTCTGATGTATCCGAGAGTGAGAGGGATTCTAGTGGGGCTGTCTCTCTGCGAAAGAAAGTTGTTATGAAAGCTGCAAGCCATAAACCTGACCAACCTAGGATACCTCACACAGAGAAGCAATCATCTGAAGGCAAAAAGAAATTAATAGAACATCAACCTGGTTTGAAGCCAGCTGCAGATGTGGCAGAGGTAAGAGGGGTTTCTGTTACTCTCAAGAACAAGAAGAGTTCTAAGAAGGATGTCCGCGTGGCTCATGTATATGATGCACAGTTAGAAAAACCCACAAATCAACTGGATTCTCTGAGTAGACCTCCAGGTGATAAGTTGAAGAAATCTAAACTGGAGGCATGTAAAGGACAACAGTCATCTTCTGCTAAATCAAGACAGGTGCCAAGCAAAAAAGTTGATAGTCATGTGGCATGTGTGGCCCCTATGAAGGATCCTTCAGCCGTGGACATAAAGGATGCGAAGGAGCTGGCATCTGAAGCTGAGCCACCAGTTGCTCCTGTTGTTATTGAAGAAGATTGGGTTGCCTGTGATAAATGTGAGACGTGGCGTCTTCTTCCATATGGTACAAAACCCGAGCATTTGCCTGAGAGGTGGATGTGCAGTATGTTATACTGGCT GCCTGGAATGAACCGTTGTGACATTAGTGAGGGGGAGACGACAAGAGCTCTGCATGCCTTGTACCAAATGCCCCTTCCTGATAACCTAAGTAGCCTTCAAAATCATGCTGGTAGAAGTGCGGCTGGAGTAGTTCCAGCTGACATGCTCGGCAGTAACAGTCAGAATGCGGGTTTCGATTACATGGCTAACGGAGGAAAGAAGAAACATAAATTAAGAGAGACACCAAACACAAGCAGCAATCATGGTCCATTGTTGACCACAAACTCAAACTTGCAACATGAACTGGTCAAAagaagaaatttgaagaatgtgaACCAACCTGTTGCTGAATCAAATTCAATTAGCAAATCCAATGCACAGATTCCCCTTAAGTCGTCTGATGTCCTTGGCAAACATCTGAACAAGCCGAAGGAGCGCATGGCTAATG GTGATGAAAAGCCAAAAAAGAAAGCCAAAAGGGAGTCCGATCAATATGATCACAGggatctgaaaaaattaaaaatcaaaagtgACCAAGCTTTTGTGGCAACTCGAGAAGTTGTGACCGGTATCCAGGACTACAATGAAAGTGGTAATTTGAAGGAGACAAAGCCTGGGGTGACAGAAAGGTTACAAATTTTGGAAAAGAAGCATGGCAATCGAGCCCAGGATTCAAGGAATAGTGGCTCGATTGACGTAAAAACCAATATTGGAAGAGAAATTTCTgtaaagaaaagaaaattgagGGATCAAGACTATTTAATGAATTCACAGAGTAATGATAATCACTTGCGTGACAGTGATGGCAATGCAATTGTGAGGGAGGTTAGTGGTGAGAGTGGTTCCAGAAAGCAGAAGAAACCCAAGGCGTTCCATTCTGAAAAAAAAGAGTCCAGTACAAGCAGGGGTGAagagaaatcaagaacaagaggtACAGCTACCAGAATTGTTCTACCAGGAACCAGGGATTTTCCTATAGACAGAAGTGTGGAAAGAGAACATCAGACAAAGAAGTACAGAGTGAAGGTTCAGTCTCGATTGACGATGGAAGATATTGATTCATTGAAAAAGGACTTGGGTTCTGAACAGTTATCAACGGCTGCCACTTCAAGCTCTTCAAAAGTTTCTGATTCCCGGAAACGCAGAGCGAATCACCAAGCGAAAGGATCACCTGTAGGGTCCGTTTCATCATCTCCCATGAGGATGTTCATCACGAGTAAGGCTTCACCTGCAAGAATGGAGAGTTCAGGGAAAGATGATGCTAAATTGGAAGATATTGGAAATAGCCATATGGGTAATAGTACTGTTGATGTTCTGGAGGAATGTAGCCCCTACATGACTGAGAAGCATGCTGCATATTGCTCTGATGGCAAGGGTAGAGTCAGCAAGAAACACGTTTCTATGCCTAACGAACATAAATCTGCCAAAGATTCAACATTGCAATTTAAGGAGAATGCTGGTTTTAATACTCAAAGGGTAGAAGAGAAGATATCTGATCAAATGGGCACCAAGGAAGTCCTGAATTCAAAGATTGACCATAATTATCTTGACTCTAGTACTAAATCTTTCAAAACCAATCAAAAAGTTAGTAAGAAAGATCCCACACATTGTAGTGATACCAGGAGAGAGCACCGATTGAAGCATGATGGTGTTGGGTCAACTACAAAGTTGAATAGTGTATGCGACATGGAAGGAAAAGTTCTTACGAAGCAAAAACCTCCTCAGGAAATTGATGCTCGAATCGTAACAAATGGTAGATCAACTCAGACAGAATCCAGGGACCGAAGGTCACAAGTTGGTGCACATGCTGAAGATAAACTAGGCACATCAGTTATCAAGAGCAAACCTGCTTCAGGTTCCCAGAAAGGAAGTCTTAAAGATGTAGGGACTGCTAATACTTCTGTAAGTGCCAGGGTGTCAACTATGCTAAAAGATCCTGGCATTGGTGTGTGTCAAAATGTGAGTCACAACAGCATGGGGCATTTGGAGCCTGATCATTGTGTGGTGCAGGAACCTAGTGCTCCCACCCCCTCAAAAAGGGAGACCTCTAGTCAGACTGCTTCTACCGTCTTGAGAGAAGCTGAAGACCTTAGAGATGTTGCTGATCGTCTTAAG AACTCTGGATTTCATGCTGAATATAATGAAGCTTATTTCCAAGCGGCATTGAAGTTTCTTCAGGGTGCTTCACTTTTAGAAAGCTCAAATGGGGGAAGTAGCAAATCCGGGGAGATGAATCAAATACAAATCTATAGTATCACAGCCAAACTTTGCGA AACTTGTGCACTTGAATATGAGAAACGTGGTGAAGCTGCTACTGCTGCTTTGGCCTATAAGTGTATGGAGGTTGCATACATGAGGGTGGTATACTGCAAAAACATGAGTTCGAGTAGAATTTGGCATGATCTGCAAGCAAGTTTGCAAGTTCCCCATCAAG GTGAATCTCCTTCATCTTCCGCATCTGATGTTGATAACACAAACAATCAAACAGTGGCAGAGAAGACTGCTTTATCAAGAGGCTGTGGTTCTCATGCTGGAAATCATGTTATTGCTCCTCGAAACCGTCCTAGTTTTGTTCGCCTGCTTGACTTT ACAAAGGATGTAAATTCTGCAATGGAGGCATCTAGAAAAGCGCAGAATGCTTTTGCAGCTGCCACAAACCTTGAAGAGGCAGAGAATAAAGACGCTATCATTTCTGTTAAACGGGTTATTGACTTCAGTTTCCAGGATGTAGAGGAGCTAATACGTTTGGTGAAGCAAGCTATCGAGGCAATTAACAATAATGGTTTTGGTGGCAGTAGAGGTTAA
- the LOC132626848 gene encoding cysteine-tryptophan domain-containing zinc finger protein 7-like isoform X2, with protein sequence MSKDEKLQSVLGHFRKDFEGGVFAENLGAKFGGYGSFLPTYQRSPTILSQPRTPLISQNQGASRSPNHLASEGPPQNSMAVSDPPPTRRNGTAGSARQDSCFSAQESNKFPAKHDVSMIKSLNPTDQRTLKLRIRVGSDKTAQKTTALHTSLGLISPSSSMENSPTESGEMLSKFQEIHSDSPSNILQTMTSFPVAGSMLLSPLHEKLLTLSRNEKCFVDNEHVAAAKDTNPQSLMSANGSTSRLEYGDVLIRKKTKSVGKSEYAEELNSEVRNDTISLFQKNLGTESLENRHCFSNDLNQRVLPDLVCDTHESVKVAGGAPEAVEDSEKDVPMKKREIKRLKDQLFGSDLDKDDSLESSSDLSGDKYDHQEVRSRSVELQFKSIQKNASFDSKEGGRSKCSRSVPSFRADSDVSESERDSSGAVSLRKKVVMKAASHKPDQPRIPHTEKQSSEGKKKLIEHQPGLKPAADVAEVRGVSVTLKNKKSSKKDVRVAHVYDAQLEKPTNQLDSLSRPPGDKLKKSKLEACKGQQSSSAKSRQVPSKKVDSHVACVAPMKDPSAVDIKDAKELASEAEPPVAPVVIEEDWVACDKCETWRLLPYGTKPEHLPERWMCSMLYWLPGMNRCDISEGETTRALHALYQMPLPDNLSSLQNHAGRSAAGVVPADMLGSNSQNAGFDYMANGGKKKHKLRETPNTSSNHGPLLTTNSNLQHELVKRRNLKNVNQPVAESNSISKSNAQIPLKSSDVLGKHLNKPKERMANGDEKPKKKAKRESDQYDHRDLKKLKIKSDQAFVATREVVTGIQDYNESGNLKETKPGVTERLQILEKKHGNRAQDSRNSGSIDVKTNIGREISVKKRKLRDQDYLMNSQSNDNHLRDSDGNAIVREVSGESGSRKQKKPKAFHSEKKESSTSRGEEKSRTRGTATRIVLPGTRDFPIDRSVEREHQTKKYRVKVQSRLTMEDIDSLKKDLGSEQLSTAATSSSSKVSDSRKRRANHQAKGSPVGSVSSSPMRMFITSKASPARMESSGKDDAKLEDIGNSHMGNSTVDVLEECSPYMTEKHAAYCSDGKGRVSKKHVSMPNEHKSAKDSTLQFKENAGFNTQRVEEKISDQMGTKEVLNSKIDHNYLDSSTKSFKTNQKVSKKDPTHCSDTRREHRLKHDGVGSTTKLNSVCDMEGKVLTKQKPPQEIDARIVTNGRSTQTESRDRRSQVGAHAEDKLGTSVIKSKPASGSQKGSLKDVGTANTSVSARVSTMLKDPGIGVCQNVSHNSMGHLEPDHCVVQEPSAPTPSKRETSSQTASTVLREAEDLRDVADRLKNSGFHAEYNEAYFQAALKFLQGASLLESSNGGSSKSGEMNQIQIYSITAKLCETCALEYEKRGEAATAALAYKCMEVAYMRVVYCKNMSSSRIWHDLQASLQVPHQGESPSSSASDVDNTNNQTVAEKTALSRGCGSHAGNHVIAPRNRPSFVRLLDFTKDVNSAMEASRKAQNAFAAATNLEEAENKDAIISVKRVIDFSFQDVEELIRLVKQAIEAINNNGFGGSRG encoded by the exons ATGTCCAAG GATGAGAAGCTTCAAAGTGTTTTGGGTCATTTTCGGAAAGATTTTGAAGGTGGTGTTTTTGCTGAGAATTTGG GGGCAAAATTTGGTGGATATGGTTCGTTTTTACCTACTTATCAGCGCTCCCCTACAATTCTATCTCAGCCAAGAACTCCACTGATATCTCAAAATCAAGGCGCATCAAGATCGCCCAACCATTTGGCCTCCGAG GGGCCTCCTCAGAACTCTATGGCTGTGTCTGATCCTCCTCCAACTCGGAGGAATGGTACAGCTGGTTCTGCTAGACAAGATTCATGCTTTTCGGCCCAAGAATCTAATAAGTTCCCTGCAAAACATGATGTTTCTATGATTAAGTCACTTAATCCAACTGATCAGAGAACACTCAAACTCCGGATTAGAGTTGGTTCTGATAAGACAGCTCAGAAGACTACTGCTTTACACACTAGTCTTGGGCTTATTTCTCCCTCTTCATCGATGGAAAATAGTCCCACTGAGAGCGGTGAGATGTTGTCCAAGTTTCAAGAAATTCACAGTGATTCTCCATCCAACATCCTTCAG ACAATGACTTCTTTCCCAGTTGCTGGAAGCATGCTGCTTTCACCTCTTCATGAGAAGTTATTGACTTTGTCAAGAAATGAAAAATGTTTCGTAGACAATGAGCATGTGGCTGCTGCAAAGGATACTAACCCTCAATCTCTCATGTCTGCCAATGGTTCAACTTCCAGGCTGGAATATGGGGATGTCTTGATCAGGAAGAAAACTAAATCAGTTGGTAAAAGTGAATATGCCGAGGAACTGAATTCAGAGGTCAGAAATGACACGATCTCCTTGTTTCAGAAAAACTTGGGAACTGAGAGCTTGGAAAACAGGCACTGCTTCTCAAATGACCTTAATCAGAGAGTTCTGCCTGATTTAGTATGTGATACTCATGAATCAGTGAAAGTTGCTGGTGGGGCACCTGAAGCTGTAGAAGACTCAGAGAAGGATGTTCCTATGAAGAAAAGGGAGATCAAACGACTTAAAGATCAATTGTTTGGTAGTGATTTGGATAAGGATGACTCGTTGGAATCTTCATCTGACCTAAGCGGTGACAAATATGATCACCAGGAAGTAAGAAGTAGATCAGTGGAACTCCAGTTTAAAAGCATTCAGAAAAATGCTTCTTTTGATAGCAAGGAAGGTGGCAGGAGCAAATGCAGCAGATCAGTTCCTTCATTTAGAGCTGATTCTGATGTATCCGAGAGTGAGAGGGATTCTAGTGGGGCTGTCTCTCTGCGAAAGAAAGTTGTTATGAAAGCTGCAAGCCATAAACCTGACCAACCTAGGATACCTCACACAGAGAAGCAATCATCTGAAGGCAAAAAGAAATTAATAGAACATCAACCTGGTTTGAAGCCAGCTGCAGATGTGGCAGAGGTAAGAGGGGTTTCTGTTACTCTCAAGAACAAGAAGAGTTCTAAGAAGGATGTCCGCGTGGCTCATGTATATGATGCACAGTTAGAAAAACCCACAAATCAACTGGATTCTCTGAGTAGACCTCCAGGTGATAAGTTGAAGAAATCTAAACTGGAGGCATGTAAAGGACAACAGTCATCTTCTGCTAAATCAAGACAGGTGCCAAGCAAAAAAGTTGATAGTCATGTGGCATGTGTGGCCCCTATGAAGGATCCTTCAGCCGTGGACATAAAGGATGCGAAGGAGCTGGCATCTGAAGCTGAGCCACCAGTTGCTCCTGTTGTTATTGAAGAAGATTGGGTTGCCTGTGATAAATGTGAGACGTGGCGTCTTCTTCCATATGGTACAAAACCCGAGCATTTGCCTGAGAGGTGGATGTGCAGTATGTTATACTGGCT GCCTGGAATGAACCGTTGTGACATTAGTGAGGGGGAGACGACAAGAGCTCTGCATGCCTTGTACCAAATGCCCCTTCCTGATAACCTAAGTAGCCTTCAAAATCATGCTGGTAGAAGTGCGGCTGGAGTAGTTCCAGCTGACATGCTCGGCAGTAACAGTCAGAATGCGGGTTTCGATTACATGGCTAACGGAGGAAAGAAGAAACATAAATTAAGAGAGACACCAAACACAAGCAGCAATCATGGTCCATTGTTGACCACAAACTCAAACTTGCAACATGAACTGGTCAAAagaagaaatttgaagaatgtgaACCAACCTGTTGCTGAATCAAATTCAATTAGCAAATCCAATGCACAGATTCCCCTTAAGTCGTCTGATGTCCTTGGCAAACATCTGAACAAGCCGAAGGAGCGCATGGCTAATG GTGATGAAAAGCCAAAAAAGAAAGCCAAAAGGGAGTCCGATCAATATGATCACAGggatctgaaaaaattaaaaatcaaaagtgACCAAGCTTTTGTGGCAACTCGAGAAGTTGTGACCGGTATCCAGGACTACAATGAAAGTGGTAATTTGAAGGAGACAAAGCCTGGGGTGACAGAAAGGTTACAAATTTTGGAAAAGAAGCATGGCAATCGAGCCCAGGATTCAAGGAATAGTGGCTCGATTGACGTAAAAACCAATATTGGAAGAGAAATTTCTgtaaagaaaagaaaattgagGGATCAAGACTATTTAATGAATTCACAGAGTAATGATAATCACTTGCGTGACAGTGATGGCAATGCAATTGTGAGGGAGGTTAGTGGTGAGAGTGGTTCCAGAAAGCAGAAGAAACCCAAGGCGTTCCATTCTGAAAAAAAAGAGTCCAGTACAAGCAGGGGTGAagagaaatcaagaacaagaggtACAGCTACCAGAATTGTTCTACCAGGAACCAGGGATTTTCCTATAGACAGAAGTGTGGAAAGAGAACATCAGACAAAGAAGTACAGAGTGAAGGTTCAGTCTCGATTGACGATGGAAGATATTGATTCATTGAAAAAGGACTTGGGTTCTGAACAGTTATCAACGGCTGCCACTTCAAGCTCTTCAAAAGTTTCTGATTCCCGGAAACGCAGAGCGAATCACCAAGCGAAAGGATCACCTGTAGGGTCCGTTTCATCATCTCCCATGAGGATGTTCATCACGAGTAAGGCTTCACCTGCAAGAATGGAGAGTTCAGGGAAAGATGATGCTAAATTGGAAGATATTGGAAATAGCCATATGGGTAATAGTACTGTTGATGTTCTGGAGGAATGTAGCCCCTACATGACTGAGAAGCATGCTGCATATTGCTCTGATGGCAAGGGTAGAGTCAGCAAGAAACACGTTTCTATGCCTAACGAACATAAATCTGCCAAAGATTCAACATTGCAATTTAAGGAGAATGCTGGTTTTAATACTCAAAGGGTAGAAGAGAAGATATCTGATCAAATGGGCACCAAGGAAGTCCTGAATTCAAAGATTGACCATAATTATCTTGACTCTAGTACTAAATCTTTCAAAACCAATCAAAAAGTTAGTAAGAAAGATCCCACACATTGTAGTGATACCAGGAGAGAGCACCGATTGAAGCATGATGGTGTTGGGTCAACTACAAAGTTGAATAGTGTATGCGACATGGAAGGAAAAGTTCTTACGAAGCAAAAACCTCCTCAGGAAATTGATGCTCGAATCGTAACAAATGGTAGATCAACTCAGACAGAATCCAGGGACCGAAGGTCACAAGTTGGTGCACATGCTGAAGATAAACTAGGCACATCAGTTATCAAGAGCAAACCTGCTTCAGGTTCCCAGAAAGGAAGTCTTAAAGATGTAGGGACTGCTAATACTTCTGTAAGTGCCAGGGTGTCAACTATGCTAAAAGATCCTGGCATTGGTGTGTGTCAAAATGTGAGTCACAACAGCATGGGGCATTTGGAGCCTGATCATTGTGTGGTGCAGGAACCTAGTGCTCCCACCCCCTCAAAAAGGGAGACCTCTAGTCAGACTGCTTCTACCGTCTTGAGAGAAGCTGAAGACCTTAGAGATGTTGCTGATCGTCTTAAG AACTCTGGATTTCATGCTGAATATAATGAAGCTTATTTCCAAGCGGCATTGAAGTTTCTTCAGGGTGCTTCACTTTTAGAAAGCTCAAATGGGGGAAGTAGCAAATCCGGGGAGATGAATCAAATACAAATCTATAGTATCACAGCCAAACTTTGCGA AACTTGTGCACTTGAATATGAGAAACGTGGTGAAGCTGCTACTGCTGCTTTGGCCTATAAGTGTATGGAGGTTGCATACATGAGGGTGGTATACTGCAAAAACATGAGTTCGAGTAGAATTTGGCATGATCTGCAAGCAAGTTTGCAAGTTCCCCATCAAG GTGAATCTCCTTCATCTTCCGCATCTGATGTTGATAACACAAACAATCAAACAGTGGCAGAGAAGACTGCTTTATCAAGAGGCTGTGGTTCTCATGCTGGAAATCATGTTATTGCTCCTCGAAACCGTCCTAGTTTTGTTCGCCTGCTTGACTTT ACAAAGGATGTAAATTCTGCAATGGAGGCATCTAGAAAAGCGCAGAATGCTTTTGCAGCTGCCACAAACCTTGAAGAGGCAGAGAATAAAGACGCTATCATTTCTGTTAAACGGGTTATTGACTTCAGTTTCCAGGATGTAGAGGAGCTAATACGTTTGGTGAAGCAAGCTATCGAGGCAATTAACAATAATGGTTTTGGTGGCAGTAGAGGTTAA